The proteins below come from a single Chryseobacterium bernardetii genomic window:
- a CDS encoding DUF6520 family protein, with protein sequence MKKILLPTLIVAMGFGGAYAGSKASKAMPTYRIEGSQCIQVEQECDEQGDVVCTWNDDGINQLYKFQSPDETTCSSALHRSL encoded by the coding sequence ATGAAAAAAATATTATTACCAACTCTTATTGTAGCAATGGGATTTGGTGGTGCTTATGCAGGTAGTAAGGCAAGTAAAGCAATGCCTACTTATCGTATCGAGGGAAGCCAGTGTATACAGGTGGAGCAAGAATGTGATGAGCAAGGTGATGTAGTTTGTACTTGGAACGATGATGGTATAAATCAATTGTACAAATTCCAAAGCCCTGATGAAACAACCTGTTCTTCAGCACTTCACAGAAGTCTTTAA
- a CDS encoding DoxX family protein, which yields MIVVRFIRTHFVTIVSILLALLFVYAAGSKLLDFENFQVQLAQSPLLSAYSGIISYGVIAIEIFVAILLCIDSTRVFGLYASLGLLAAFTIYIFLILKFSDFVPCSCGGILEKLGWEEHLLFNIFFFLITGTGIFVLSRKGGGKTLKTLLLSGTTTIISCLIVILMFLSSENIIKKENNFTRRFLQHPIFENGVLDLGVNSYYFAGMADGNIYLGNVTAPLFISKIDSGLQSFTRIKIKLDNTDHAFKSLQLKIKSPYFYLYDGNVPVIYRGKLGDSVAHTISYGDAFFNQLTVLDSAKFGVRTQRKLDNQYTIASLDLNREPKAELKNEVLQKQIDGVFDVDGLLISDPESGNMVYTYFYRNQFIVLDSKFNIKNRFNTIDTTRTANISVTRLSDGRTKMNAPPFSVNRGFALFGNLIFNRSNLKGKYEPSSTWRNSSIIDVYRTDEQRYIGSFYIRNKNGKGMSSLVSDGRNIYALVDNEIQRYKIREGAFK from the coding sequence ATGATAGTTGTAAGATTTATAAGAACGCATTTCGTAACCATAGTCAGCATTCTTTTGGCCTTACTTTTTGTATATGCTGCTGGTAGTAAGTTACTCGACTTCGAGAACTTTCAGGTCCAGCTTGCTCAGTCTCCCTTGTTAAGTGCATATTCCGGAATTATCTCTTATGGTGTAATTGCAATAGAAATTTTTGTGGCTATTTTGCTTTGTATCGATAGCACAAGAGTATTTGGTCTGTATGCGTCACTTGGCCTACTGGCAGCCTTTACTATTTATATTTTTCTAATTTTGAAATTTAGTGATTTTGTACCCTGTAGTTGTGGAGGTATTCTTGAAAAGCTTGGCTGGGAGGAACATTTGCTATTTAATATTTTCTTCTTTTTAATAACTGGTACTGGAATTTTTGTACTTAGCAGAAAGGGTGGCGGCAAAACATTAAAGACTTTATTATTATCCGGTACCACGACTATAATAAGCTGTCTCATTGTTATCCTTATGTTTCTTTCGTCAGAGAACATTATTAAAAAAGAAAACAACTTTACGCGTAGATTTTTGCAGCACCCTATATTTGAGAATGGTGTGCTTGATCTAGGAGTAAATTCCTACTATTTTGCAGGTATGGCTGATGGAAACATATATTTGGGAAATGTTACAGCACCACTTTTTATTTCAAAAATTGATAGTGGACTGCAGAGTTTTACTCGAATAAAAATTAAACTTGATAACACAGACCATGCTTTTAAAAGCTTACAGCTAAAAATTAAATCTCCGTATTTCTATCTGTATGATGGTAATGTTCCTGTTATTTACAGGGGCAAACTTGGGGATTCTGTTGCACATACTATTAGTTATGGCGATGCTTTTTTCAACCAGTTAACTGTTCTGGATTCAGCGAAGTTTGGAGTTAGAACACAAAGAAAACTTGATAATCAGTATACAATCGCTTCACTTGATTTAAATAGAGAGCCAAAAGCTGAATTAAAAAATGAGGTTCTTCAAAAGCAGATAGATGGTGTTTTTGATGTTGATGGCTTACTTATTTCAGATCCTGAATCGGGGAATATGGTTTATACATATTTTTATCGCAATCAATTTATTGTACTTGACAGTAAGTTTAATATAAAAAATAGGTTTAATACTATCGATACTACAAGAACTGCCAATATCTCAGTGACTAGGTTATCTGATGGAAGGACTAAAATGAACGCTCCACCTTTTAGTGTAAACAGAGGTTTTGCTCTGTTTGGAAATCTTATCTTCAACCGTTCCAACCTTAAGGGAAAATATGAACCTTCAAGTACATGGAGAAATTCATCGATTATTGATGTTTATAGAACAGACGAACAAAGGTATATAGGAAGCTTTTACATCCGAAATAAAAATGGAAAGGGGATGTCTTCTCTGGTATCGGATGGCCGTAATATTTACGCACTTGTTGACAATGAGATTCAGAGGTATAAAATTAGAGAAGGTGCTTTTAAATAG
- a CDS encoding DUF4134 domain-containing protein, producing MKKSRQKILLALLFISLISNGTFAQGNGAAGIQEATQMVTSYFDPATKLIYAIGAVVGLIGGVKVYNKFSSGDPDTSKTAASWFGACIFLIVAATILRSFFL from the coding sequence ATGAAAAAATCAAGACAAAAAATTCTGCTGGCGTTGCTGTTTATTTCGCTTATCAGCAATGGGACTTTTGCGCAGGGAAATGGTGCTGCAGGTATCCAGGAAGCCACGCAGATGGTTACAAGCTATTTTGATCCGGCAACAAAGCTGATCTATGCTATCGGTGCTGTGGTCGGACTGATCGGAGGTGTTAAAGTGTACAACAAATTCAGTTCGGGTGACCCTGACACTTCAAAGACAGCGGCGAGCTGGTTCGGCGCCTGTATATTCCTGATTGTCGCTGCGACCATTTTGCGATCATTTTTCCTTTAG
- a CDS encoding DUF3872 domain-containing protein → MKNILDKWKMSIGSVFLGFIAILGVGLLSGCDKEVLDVQEVFPFEVKVMPVPKEIGMGESVEIRFSIISNGNYSGNTYRIRYFQNDGEGSLNYSGYKPYLPNDLYPLTEKEFRLYYTSQSLVSQQFDVWIVDSFGNEKQISFQFNNKKLGPIIIGPVR, encoded by the coding sequence ATGAAAAATATATTAGATAAGTGGAAAATGTCGATAGGATCGGTTTTTCTTGGATTTATTGCTATTTTAGGCGTAGGGTTACTTTCAGGCTGTGATAAAGAGGTTCTGGATGTGCAGGAAGTTTTTCCTTTTGAGGTGAAAGTTATGCCGGTGCCGAAGGAAATCGGGATGGGTGAAAGTGTTGAAATCAGATTTTCAATAATTTCAAATGGAAATTATTCAGGTAATACCTACAGGATACGTTATTTTCAGAACGATGGAGAAGGTAGTTTAAATTATTCAGGTTATAAACCTTACTTACCTAACGATCTTTATCCGCTGACCGAAAAAGAATTTCGATTGTATTATACGTCACAATCTTTAGTTTCACAGCAATTTGACGTTTGGATCGTGGATAGTTTTGGTAATGAAAAGCAAATTTCTTTTCAGTTCAATAACAAAAAATTAGGTCCGATCATTATCGGGCCGGTTAGATAA
- a CDS encoding helix-turn-helix domain-containing protein: protein MNTHIITLFNDMAMQNMHSFSRLPLVKSLICADNINLLTDEVKQLSDFYVTFLQKIGLLPDNVQYSRRSLTGTYDFFYELRDNDPMVKEVLYCFTKEDLQNAENIVPIHVRYFDSTNLYLASGFSWTENGKKVMIHLSEFSMPKQAINMAPSHLSYLVEILNEFDPTEMSSIREIVAKKGLNYNRVQKDSKIYWGDTFYSFFNKIKMIEAVGDIIFTRLTLKEIAFRNKFSNYINMHRTFLSYGISLSDIPRLANH from the coding sequence ATGAATACACACATAATTACACTGTTTAATGACATGGCCATGCAGAATATGCATAGTTTTTCACGATTACCATTGGTAAAATCTTTGATATGTGCAGATAATATCAATTTACTGACAGACGAGGTTAAGCAATTAAGCGACTTTTATGTAACGTTTCTGCAAAAAATCGGGCTTTTACCTGACAATGTTCAATATAGTAGAAGGAGCCTTACAGGGACTTATGATTTTTTTTATGAGCTCCGAGACAATGATCCTATGGTTAAAGAAGTTTTATATTGTTTTACGAAGGAAGATTTACAAAATGCCGAAAATATTGTACCTATCCATGTACGCTATTTTGATTCGACCAACCTCTATTTAGCAAGTGGTTTCTCCTGGACAGAAAATGGGAAGAAAGTAATGATCCATTTATCCGAATTTTCTATGCCCAAACAGGCTATTAATATGGCTCCTTCTCATCTTTCGTATTTGGTTGAAATATTAAATGAGTTTGATCCGACCGAAATGAGTTCTATCCGTGAGATAGTTGCTAAAAAAGGTCTGAATTATAATCGCGTTCAAAAAGATTCTAAAATTTATTGGGGAGATACTTTTTATAGTTTCTTTAATAAAATTAAAATGATCGAAGCTGTTGGGGATATTATTTTTACTAGGCTCACCTTGAAAGAAATAGCGTTTCGTAATAAATTTAGTAATTATATAAACATGCATAGAACATTTTTAAGTTATGGAATTAGTTTATCTGATATTCCACGATTGGCGAACCATTAA
- the traJ gene encoding conjugative transposon protein TraJ, with amino-acid sequence MEFNNLHEILRGLYDEMMPLSETMAVVAKGVAGLGALFYVALKVWQALSRAEPIDVFPLLRPFAIGMCIMFFPTIVLGTINGVLSPIVKGTHSMLEGQVLDLNTLQQQKDVLEKEAMLRNPATAYLVSDEEFDKKLDDLGWSFDDIATMVSMYRDQAVYNIKQEIKKELREILELLFQAAALVVDTIRTFFLIVLSILGPIAFAISVWDGFQSTLTQWLSRYISVYLWLPVADLFSAMLAKINAMSVQRDIELLSDPSFVPDPENSVYLIFMIIGIVGYFTIPTVTSWIIQAGGAGNFTRNVSQAAMRTGNVGAAAAGAAVGNIGGELLDNKSSGQGQKSN; translated from the coding sequence ATGGAATTTAACAATTTACATGAGATCCTAAGAGGTCTCTACGATGAAATGATGCCCCTTTCGGAAACGATGGCTGTGGTAGCAAAAGGAGTGGCTGGTCTGGGAGCTCTGTTCTATGTGGCATTAAAAGTCTGGCAGGCATTAAGTAGGGCAGAGCCAATAGATGTTTTTCCACTGTTAAGACCATTTGCCATAGGCATGTGCATTATGTTTTTCCCTACAATAGTTTTAGGGACAATTAACGGGGTACTTAGCCCAATTGTTAAGGGGACACATTCTATGCTTGAAGGTCAGGTGCTGGATCTTAATACCTTGCAACAGCAAAAAGATGTACTGGAAAAGGAAGCGATGTTACGGAATCCTGCTACTGCCTATCTGGTCTCCGATGAGGAGTTTGACAAAAAGCTCGATGATCTGGGATGGTCATTTGATGATATCGCAACGATGGTCAGTATGTACCGGGATCAGGCTGTATACAATATCAAGCAGGAAATCAAAAAAGAATTAAGGGAAATACTTGAACTACTTTTTCAGGCTGCGGCACTGGTCGTGGATACTATTCGGACTTTCTTTTTAATCGTTCTTTCGATACTGGGGCCGATTGCATTTGCCATCTCCGTCTGGGATGGATTTCAGAGCACTCTTACCCAATGGCTCAGCAGATATATAAGCGTTTATCTGTGGCTGCCTGTGGCCGATCTTTTCAGTGCCATGCTTGCGAAAATAAACGCCATGAGTGTACAGCGGGATATAGAACTGTTAAGTGATCCCTCATTTGTTCCAGATCCCGAGAATAGTGTTTACCTGATTTTTATGATCATCGGAATTGTTGGATACTTTACCATTCCAACTGTGACAAGCTGGATTATTCAGGCTGGCGGGGCCGGAAACTTTACCCGCAATGTCAGCCAAGCGGCCATGCGTACGGGAAATGTTGGTGCAGCTGCGGCTGGAGCAGCAGTGGGAAATATTGGTGGCGAACTACTGGATAATAAGAGTAGTGGACAAGGACAAAAAAGCAATTGA
- a CDS encoding DUF4133 domain-containing protein — MKTYNINKGIGCTVEFKGLKAQYLFGFAGGLLLVLILVMVLYMADVNMYICLSVGCISASLIVWKTFSLNNKYGEHGLMKLGAKRKHPQFIITRKPVQSYLKYSVAKGEKIQNFNTKSSRLS, encoded by the coding sequence ATGAAAACCTATAACATCAATAAAGGTATCGGCTGTACAGTCGAATTTAAAGGGTTGAAAGCGCAGTATCTCTTCGGATTTGCCGGAGGATTGTTATTGGTCCTGATCCTGGTTATGGTGCTGTACATGGCTGACGTAAATATGTATATCTGCCTTTCGGTCGGCTGTATTTCTGCATCGCTGATTGTTTGGAAAACTTTCAGTCTGAACAACAAGTACGGTGAACATGGGCTGATGAAGCTAGGTGCGAAAAGAAAGCATCCACAATTTATCATCACCCGTAAACCTGTACAATCTTACCTTAAATACTCGGTTGCAAAAGGTGAGAAAATCCAAAATTTTAACACTAAATCTTCAAGGCTATCATGA
- a CDS encoding DNA adenine methylase — MVTPLTYYGGKQQLAKIIIPLIPPHYTYVEPFVGGGAIFWSKPRSEVEVINDYNRELINFYEMVKNQFVELEKMIRITLHSRSLHSDALVIYNNPHLFDRLQRAWAVWVLCNQSFSAKIGDSWGYDVRDQTSTRRLSNKRASFSEEYAIRLQNVQIENTDAIRIINSRDHEKAFHYCDPPYFNSDCGHYDGYSKHDFESLLLCLSRAKGKFLLSSYPSDLLNKFSRDLNWHTVKMQKDVLVDKHSGKVPKKKIEVLTANYDLAIVQGTLNFKSQEHENL, encoded by the coding sequence ATGGTTACGCCACTGACGTATTATGGCGGAAAGCAACAGCTGGCCAAGATCATTATACCGCTTATTCCACCCCATTATACCTACGTTGAACCGTTTGTTGGGGGAGGAGCGATATTCTGGTCAAAACCAAGGTCTGAGGTTGAGGTGATCAACGATTACAACCGTGAGCTGATCAATTTTTACGAGATGGTCAAAAATCAGTTTGTTGAACTGGAAAAAATGATCCGAATAACGCTTCACAGTAGATCCCTTCATAGCGATGCGCTGGTGATCTATAACAATCCCCATCTCTTTGACAGATTACAACGAGCCTGGGCAGTCTGGGTTCTATGCAATCAGTCTTTCAGCGCAAAGATCGGTGATTCATGGGGTTATGATGTTCGGGATCAGACTTCCACTAGAAGATTGAGTAATAAGCGAGCATCATTCTCCGAGGAATATGCTATACGACTTCAGAATGTTCAGATCGAAAATACGGATGCTATTCGGATTATTAATTCAAGAGATCATGAAAAGGCTTTTCACTATTGTGATCCGCCTTATTTTAACAGTGACTGCGGTCATTACGACGGGTACAGCAAACATGATTTTGAATCTCTTCTATTATGCCTGTCCCGTGCAAAAGGCAAATTTCTATTGAGCAGTTATCCCAGTGATCTCCTGAACAAATTTAGCCGGGATCTTAATTGGCACACTGTCAAAATGCAGAAAGATGTACTGGTCGATAAACATTCCGGAAAAGTACCCAAGAAAAAGATCGAAGTGCTGACCGCCAACTATGACCTTGCTATCGTGCAGGGGACCCTAAACTTTAAATCCCAAGAACATGAAAACCTATAA
- the traN gene encoding conjugative transposon protein TraN, translated as MISKKNILMILLFVGLFIKTFGQQSLEAGRVEPYRLEVTYNKTCHLIFPVAIRYTDLGSNYLIAEKAEDAQNVLRIKAAVKDFAEETNFSVITEDGQFYSFNVIYNADPSTLSYDLKKMKKDVERSEGRNVQFEELGFNPPSLTEVVLKTIYQQNKRYVRHIAARSYGIQSILKGIYVHNGKFYFHLEAKNRSNVPFVVDFCTYKIVDKQIAKRTVSEEKQLVPVRQYPGLEVISDNSVAGNVILLDQFTITDEQVLRIEIFERNGARNQVLEIENSDLVAAKPVSEMKIKVTQ; from the coding sequence ATGATATCAAAAAAAAATATCCTTATGATCCTGCTTTTTGTAGGACTGTTTATCAAGACTTTTGGGCAGCAGTCACTTGAAGCGGGAAGGGTCGAACCTTATAGGTTGGAAGTTACCTATAATAAAACCTGCCACCTGATTTTTCCGGTTGCGATCAGGTACACGGATCTGGGATCGAATTATCTGATTGCGGAAAAAGCTGAGGATGCACAGAACGTGCTGCGTATAAAGGCCGCAGTCAAGGATTTCGCTGAGGAAACCAACTTTAGTGTCATTACCGAGGATGGGCAATTTTATAGCTTTAATGTTATTTATAATGCTGATCCATCTACCTTAAGCTATGATCTAAAGAAAATGAAAAAAGATGTTGAGCGCAGCGAAGGACGAAACGTTCAGTTTGAAGAACTTGGTTTTAATCCACCCTCTTTGACAGAAGTTGTACTGAAAACCATCTATCAGCAGAATAAAAGATATGTACGGCACATCGCTGCAAGATCCTATGGCATTCAGTCAATACTGAAAGGGATTTATGTCCACAATGGAAAGTTTTATTTTCATCTTGAAGCGAAGAACAGATCAAATGTGCCATTTGTAGTGGATTTTTGCACGTACAAGATCGTAGATAAACAGATTGCGAAAAGAACGGTGTCTGAGGAAAAGCAATTGGTTCCGGTAAGACAGTATCCCGGTCTTGAAGTCATTTCGGATAATTCAGTCGCTGGCAACGTCATACTTCTGGATCAGTTCACAATCACCGATGAACAGGTGCTCAGAATTGAAATTTTTGAAAGGAATGGTGCAAGGAACCAGGTTCTGGAAATTGAAAATTCGGATCTGGTTGCCGCAAAGCCTGTATCTGAAATGAAGATTAAAGTCACTCAATAA
- a CDS encoding nitrogen regulatory IIA protein, which yields MKNIRTTIDNELEKLDLRWRNLPVKKQIRYVLYLFAFYLLMGVGVLVKVFYNLGKGDKIDISHIEVPAVIHNESSMKDSVRNPKTIYNGRERE from the coding sequence ATGAAAAATATTAGAACAACAATTGATAATGAGCTTGAGAAGCTCGATCTGAGATGGCGGAATTTACCCGTCAAAAAGCAGATCAGATACGTACTTTATCTATTCGCATTCTACTTGCTTATGGGCGTAGGTGTATTGGTGAAGGTATTTTATAATCTGGGAAAAGGGGACAAAATCGATATAAGCCATATCGAGGTGCCCGCAGTAATTCATAATGAATCTTCTATGAAAGATTCTGTTAGAAATCCTAAAACTATATACAATGGAAGAGAAAGAGAATAA
- the traK gene encoding conjugative transposon protein TraK — translation MEFKTLRNIENSFKQIRLYAIVFAVMCLSITAFAVWKSYSFAALQREKIYVLDNGKSLMLALSQDAAINRPVEAREHVRRFHELFFTLAPDKAAIESNMKRAFDLADKSAFDYYRDLSEKGYYNRIISGNIQQRIEVDSVVCDFNTYPYSVTTYAKQFIIRSSNLTRRSLVTSCNLLNSVRSDSNPQGFQILKFSVLSNKDEEVIER, via the coding sequence ATGGAATTCAAAACTTTAAGAAACATCGAAAATAGTTTCAAGCAGATCCGGCTGTACGCGATTGTCTTTGCAGTAATGTGCCTGAGTATAACAGCATTTGCGGTTTGGAAGTCTTATTCTTTCGCTGCATTGCAACGTGAAAAGATTTACGTATTGGACAACGGAAAATCACTTATGTTGGCACTTTCCCAGGATGCCGCAATCAATCGACCTGTTGAAGCCCGCGAGCACGTCAGGAGATTTCATGAACTCTTTTTCACGTTGGCACCAGATAAGGCTGCGATTGAAAGCAATATGAAACGGGCATTCGATCTGGCAGACAAAAGTGCATTTGATTATTACAGGGATCTTTCAGAAAAGGGGTATTATAACAGGATTATTTCAGGAAACATTCAGCAACGAATTGAAGTGGATAGTGTGGTCTGTGATTTTAATACGTATCCATATTCTGTAACCACCTATGCTAAACAGTTCATCATCAGATCGAGCAATCTTACCCGAAGAAGTCTTGTCACCTCCTGCAACTTATTGAATAGTGTACGATCTGACAGTAATCCACAGGGTTTTCAGATTTTGAAGTTCTCAGTCCTTTCCAATAAGGATGAGGAAGTAATCGAGCGATAG
- a CDS encoding DUF4141 domain-containing protein, with product MKNLLMTVFMVMAITLSHKANAQWVVTDPGNLISGVLNSANEIVQTSNTVSNVVKNFNEVKKVYDQGKEYYDKLKAVNNLVKDARKVQQTVLLVGDVSNMYVNNFSRMLNDKNFSAAELVAIGNGYSSLLNESTELLKELKQIVSSSSLSLNDKERMEIIDRVYKEVKEYHSLVRYYTNKNISVSILRAKKQNDTKRVMDLYGTASQKYW from the coding sequence ATGAAAAATTTATTAATGACCGTGTTTATGGTAATGGCAATTACCCTATCACACAAAGCAAATGCACAATGGGTAGTAACAGATCCAGGAAATCTGATTTCAGGGGTTCTGAACAGTGCAAACGAAATTGTACAGACCTCAAATACTGTAAGTAATGTGGTGAAGAATTTTAACGAAGTCAAAAAGGTGTATGACCAGGGAAAAGAATATTACGACAAACTAAAAGCAGTCAACAATCTTGTCAAGGATGCAAGAAAAGTTCAACAGACAGTTTTATTGGTTGGTGATGTCAGTAATATGTACGTGAATAATTTTTCCCGCATGCTGAACGACAAAAATTTCTCTGCCGCAGAGCTGGTGGCAATTGGAAACGGTTATTCATCACTGCTAAACGAGAGTACCGAACTGCTTAAAGAATTAAAGCAGATTGTTAGTTCAAGCAGCTTATCACTGAATGATAAGGAGCGTATGGAGATTATTGACCGTGTGTATAAAGAGGTTAAAGAATACCATAGCCTGGTAAGATATTACACCAATAAAAATATCTCTGTCAGCATCTTACGAGCTAAAAAGCAAAATGACACCAAGCGCGTCATGGATCTATATGGAACTGCTAGTCAAAAATATTGGTAA
- a CDS encoding conjugal transfer protein TraO, whose protein sequence is MKKYIIFLVLAILSIKLHAQRMVYKQKSLEINSGLLNTEGVGKNFYLNLTLNSFAKHGNYWIWGLEYQRKTVDYKNSEIPLEDFLGEIGYSVKLLSDSRKFITLNGGVTGVAGYESVNRGDSVLFDGGLLKNNNGFVFGTGGRLSLETYLSDRIVFMLQGRIRVLWGTDLEKFRPSTGVGLRFNF, encoded by the coding sequence ATGAAAAAATATATCATCTTTTTGGTACTGGCCATTTTGAGTATCAAATTACATGCTCAGAGAATGGTGTATAAGCAGAAATCTTTGGAAATTAACTCGGGACTTCTAAATACAGAGGGGGTAGGCAAAAATTTCTATCTAAATCTGACACTGAACAGTTTTGCAAAACATGGCAACTACTGGATCTGGGGACTGGAATATCAAAGAAAGACCGTAGACTATAAAAACTCGGAAATCCCTTTGGAGGACTTTCTTGGAGAGATAGGGTATAGTGTTAAGCTTCTCTCGGATTCAAGGAAATTTATTACGCTGAATGGAGGTGTAACAGGAGTTGCTGGCTATGAATCCGTCAATAGAGGCGATAGCGTCCTTTTTGATGGAGGCCTGCTAAAAAACAATAATGGATTTGTTTTTGGGACTGGCGGGAGATTGTCGCTGGAAACCTATCTTTCAGACCGGATCGTATTCATGTTACAAGGACGTATCAGGGTATTGTGGGGTACTGATCTTGAGAAATTCAGACCCTCCACCGGCGTAGGCTTACGTTTTAACTTTTGA
- the traM gene encoding conjugative transposon protein TraM produces the protein MEEKENKRISLIVDDDSEKSEKEKTSREKLKKPIIFGLMAIVFIACLYLIFKPKNGVEENKDKGLKNAVPEATDKGLQADKQKAYEKEMVEEREAAKRNSLMSLSDYWDRSDTSVNGEAAVSKVIADNSGGYGKSGAQNSSLSSYQNAQQTLGSFYRDDDSEKLALRKQVDELKDRLSEKNVPQAPTYKDQLVLMEKSYEMASRYLPSASTGHGAPAVNIGQNMDSIWIKKVSLPSTREKTESLKGVKKSVVSALYREEDASEILNGIAERNMGFITPGQVAQSDIVRNSIRAMVMETKTLSGDGSLKLRLSENATIGGFHVPKGTELVADTKFQGNRLQLKISAVEVSGNIIPVEILVYGTDGQLGLLVPRTDEINAAGEIAANMSQSSGMNISMSRSAGQQVASDLSRGLIQGVSGFFSKKLRAVKVTVRSGHPVLLLTKK, from the coding sequence ATGGAAGAGAAAGAGAATAAGAGGATCAGCCTGATTGTGGATGATGATTCTGAAAAAAGTGAAAAGGAAAAGACAAGTAGGGAAAAGCTTAAAAAGCCGATCATCTTTGGTCTAATGGCAATCGTTTTTATCGCCTGTCTTTACTTAATATTTAAGCCTAAAAATGGTGTTGAGGAAAATAAAGACAAAGGTTTAAAGAATGCTGTCCCCGAAGCTACGGACAAGGGTTTGCAGGCCGATAAACAGAAAGCTTATGAGAAGGAAATGGTTGAGGAGAGAGAAGCTGCGAAGCGAAATTCCCTGATGTCATTGTCGGATTATTGGGATCGTAGTGATACATCGGTTAACGGTGAAGCTGCAGTTTCAAAGGTTATTGCAGACAACTCTGGGGGATATGGGAAGAGTGGTGCACAGAATAGTTCTTTGAGCAGCTATCAGAATGCACAGCAAACCCTGGGCTCCTTTTATCGTGACGATGACAGCGAAAAGCTGGCGTTGCGGAAACAGGTTGATGAACTCAAAGATCGCCTTTCAGAAAAAAATGTTCCGCAGGCACCCACTTACAAAGATCAACTGGTACTTATGGAAAAGTCATATGAAATGGCTTCCCGATACCTACCGTCGGCTAGTACCGGTCACGGTGCTCCTGCAGTTAACATCGGTCAAAATATGGATTCAATATGGATTAAAAAAGTTTCTTTGCCTAGCACGAGAGAGAAAACCGAAAGTTTGAAGGGTGTTAAAAAGAGTGTGGTATCAGCCTTGTACCGGGAAGAGGACGCATCGGAAATTTTAAATGGGATCGCAGAGCGTAACATGGGCTTTATCACGCCCGGACAAGTTGCCCAAAGCGATATTGTCAGGAATAGTATACGTGCAATGGTGATGGAAACAAAAACATTATCAGGCGACGGGTCACTGAAGTTGAGGTTATCCGAAAATGCTACCATTGGTGGTTTTCATGTTCCCAAAGGAACCGAGCTTGTTGCCGATACCAAATTTCAGGGAAACAGGTTGCAGCTAAAGATCAGCGCAGTTGAAGTATCCGGAAATATAATTCCGGTTGAGATTCTAGTCTATGGCACGGACGGTCAGCTTGGGCTACTTGTCCCACGAACAGATGAGATCAATGCCGCAGGAGAAATAGCGGCTAACATGAGCCAAAGTTCCGGAATGAATATTTCGATGTCGCGTTCAGCGGGACAACAGGTGGCCAGTGATCTGAGTAGGGGCTTGATACAGGGAGTTTCCGGCTTTTTTTCTAAGAAGCTGAGAGCTGTTAAGGTAACAGTACGATCAGGTCATCCGGTACTGCTGTTGACAAAAAAGTAA